The following are encoded in a window of Doryrhamphus excisus isolate RoL2022-K1 chromosome 16, RoL_Dexc_1.0, whole genome shotgun sequence genomic DNA:
- the LOC131104649 gene encoding NALCN channel auxiliary factor 1-like isoform X2 has protein sequence MTRGAGTCWQQDDDDGFQIWLEPLRENQKPFTDSERAQRWRLSLASLLFLTILLSDHLWFCAEAKLARTRDKLGSSGLPPPQTHSAHSSLRGNPDAIFLGNSSKRLWRLETCHTESLSDTCLTFADADHLCRVLSDKGSTPAVNMSHFYLSFCNSYSLLDLFYGSTSPDNLNCSLDVLGDGDTTRCSLCVQAYQRYDQHAQEKYDDFELLTWKYEPAAYSVRTCMERCKTAYKPWLCAQYFPTSQQSCQRKVSCHQYCLEVQQSCPFILPDNDDLIHGGSPSFICTGLLRATPTESEAVCCDVRWESNANGPSGETLKRTASSCQPKGASVTSTASSRLCSGRLKICLLALVLLHTAIIISASHNSTLAGVAVPLVPEKGTSNED, from the exons ATGACCAGGGGTGCTGGGACGTGTTGGCAGCAAGATGACGACGACGGCTTCCAAATCTGGCTAGAACCCCTCCGCGAGAACCAAAAGCCATTCACCGACTCCGAGAGAGCGCAGCGATGGCGACTGTCCTTGGCGTCCCTCTTGTTTCTCACCATCCTCCTCTCTGATCACCTGTGGTTCTGCGCAGAGGCTAAACTGGCCAGGACCCGGGACAAGTTGGGGTCGTCCGGCCTGCCCCCCCCGCAGACGCACTCCGCACACAGCAGCCTCAGAGGAAACCCAGATGCTATTTTTCTAGGAAACTCCAGCAAACGTTTGTGGCGGCTGGAAACTTGCCACACGGAGAGTTTATCCGACACCTGCTTGACTTTCGCCGACGCCGACCATTTGTGTCGGGTCCTGTCCGACAAAGGGAGCACGCCGGCTGTAAATATGAGCCATTTCTACCTTTCCTTTTGTAACTCCTACTCGCTGCTGGATTTGTTCTACGGCTCCACAAGTCCGGACAACTTAAACTGCAGCCTGGACGTGCTGGGGGACGGCGACACCACCCGATGCAGTCTCTGTGTGCAGGCGTACCAGCGCTACGACCAGCATGCCCAGGAGAAGTACGACGACTTCGAACTCCTCACTTGGAAGTACGAGCCGGCCGCGTATTCCGTCCGGACATGCATGGAACGCTGCAAG ACGGCCTACAAGCCCTGGCTCTGTGCTCAGTATTTCCCCACAAGCCAGCAGTCATGTCAGAGGAAGGTATCGTGCCACCAGTACTGTCTGGAGGTTCAACAGAGCTGTCCATTCATCCTTCCAGACAACGACGACTTGATCCACGGAGGCAGCCCCAGTTTCATCTGCACAG GTCTTCTGAGAGCGACTCCAACAGAGAGCGAAGCCGTGTGCTGTGACGTCCGATGGGAATCAAACGCCAACGGCCCCTCCGGCGAGACACTAAAAAGGACTGCTTCCTCCTGCCAGCCCAAGGGGGCCTCGGTCACCTCCACCGCCAGCTCAAGACTCTGCAGTGGGCGGCTGAAGATCTGCCTGCTGGCGCTGGTCCTCCTGCACACCGCCATCATCATATCGGCCTCCCATAATTCCACATTGGCGGGCGTGGCTGTTCCTCTTGTGCCCGAAAAGGGGACCTCCAACGAGGACTGA
- the LOC131104649 gene encoding NALCN channel auxiliary factor 1-like isoform X1: MTRGAGTCWQQDDDDGFQIWLEPLRENQKPFTDSERAQRWRLSLASLLFLTILLSDHLWFCAEAKLARTRDKLGSSGLPPPQTHSAHSSLRGNPDAIFLGNSSKRLWRLETCHTESLSDTCLTFADADHLCRVLSDKGSTPAVNMSHFYLSFCNSYSLLDLFYGSTSPDNLNCSLDVLGDGDTTRCSLCVQAYQRYDQHAQEKYDDFELLTWKYEPAAYSVRTCMERCKTAYKPWLCAQYFPTSQQSCQRKVSCHQYCLEVQQSCPFILPDNDDLIHGGSPSFICTGPSGLLRATPTESEAVCCDVRWESNANGPSGETLKRTASSCQPKGASVTSTASSRLCSGRLKICLLALVLLHTAIIISASHNSTLAGVAVPLVPEKGTSNED, translated from the exons ATGACCAGGGGTGCTGGGACGTGTTGGCAGCAAGATGACGACGACGGCTTCCAAATCTGGCTAGAACCCCTCCGCGAGAACCAAAAGCCATTCACCGACTCCGAGAGAGCGCAGCGATGGCGACTGTCCTTGGCGTCCCTCTTGTTTCTCACCATCCTCCTCTCTGATCACCTGTGGTTCTGCGCAGAGGCTAAACTGGCCAGGACCCGGGACAAGTTGGGGTCGTCCGGCCTGCCCCCCCCGCAGACGCACTCCGCACACAGCAGCCTCAGAGGAAACCCAGATGCTATTTTTCTAGGAAACTCCAGCAAACGTTTGTGGCGGCTGGAAACTTGCCACACGGAGAGTTTATCCGACACCTGCTTGACTTTCGCCGACGCCGACCATTTGTGTCGGGTCCTGTCCGACAAAGGGAGCACGCCGGCTGTAAATATGAGCCATTTCTACCTTTCCTTTTGTAACTCCTACTCGCTGCTGGATTTGTTCTACGGCTCCACAAGTCCGGACAACTTAAACTGCAGCCTGGACGTGCTGGGGGACGGCGACACCACCCGATGCAGTCTCTGTGTGCAGGCGTACCAGCGCTACGACCAGCATGCCCAGGAGAAGTACGACGACTTCGAACTCCTCACTTGGAAGTACGAGCCGGCCGCGTATTCCGTCCGGACATGCATGGAACGCTGCAAG ACGGCCTACAAGCCCTGGCTCTGTGCTCAGTATTTCCCCACAAGCCAGCAGTCATGTCAGAGGAAGGTATCGTGCCACCAGTACTGTCTGGAGGTTCAACAGAGCTGTCCATTCATCCTTCCAGACAACGACGACTTGATCCACGGAGGCAGCCCCAGTTTCATCTGCACAGGTCCATCAG GTCTTCTGAGAGCGACTCCAACAGAGAGCGAAGCCGTGTGCTGTGACGTCCGATGGGAATCAAACGCCAACGGCCCCTCCGGCGAGACACTAAAAAGGACTGCTTCCTCCTGCCAGCCCAAGGGGGCCTCGGTCACCTCCACCGCCAGCTCAAGACTCTGCAGTGGGCGGCTGAAGATCTGCCTGCTGGCGCTGGTCCTCCTGCACACCGCCATCATCATATCGGCCTCCCATAATTCCACATTGGCGGGCGTGGCTGTTCCTCTTGTGCCCGAAAAGGGGACCTCCAACGAGGACTGA
- the lig4 gene encoding DNA ligase 4, whose amino-acid sequence MEGSSKSDASDHSSAVAAQVPFQHLCNTLEKIQKLKLRPEKSKILRDFIESWRTFHHALHKDNPKTTDSFYPAMRLIVPSFERERMAYGIKESMLAKLFIDVLCLPKNGPEANKLLNYRAPTTSQGESGDFASMAYFVLKKRCTSQGKLSVKEVNDFLDSVAINNASKKKDLVKKSLLHLIQQSSALEQKWLIRMILKDMKLGISKETVLQVFHPDASELYNVTTDLSKVCQQLHSPSVSLSEVSIGLFSAFKPMLAAVANIRNVEKQMGNSPFYIETKLDGERIQLHKDGDVYKYFSRNAFEYTQQFGGSPLEGSLTPYIHNVFKSHVVSCILDGEMMAYNPTTKTFMQKGSKFDIKRLMEDSELQTCYCVFDVLLVNDQKLGNEMLEKRYEILQTVFSPVPGRIQLVLKTEASTMQEVVSSLNDAIDNREEGIMVKDPLSVYKPDKRGEGWLKIKPEYVDGLMDELDLIIVGGYWGKGRRGGMMSHFLCAVAEPPKPGEKPSVFHTLCRVGSGYTMKELYDLGLKLAKHWRVYRKTDPPSNILCATEKPEVYLDPCNSVILQVKAAEIVRSDMYKTNCTLRFPRIEKIRDDKEWYQCMTLAELEHFHNKASGKLASRHLRIDTAEEPHKKKRKLPAQIKKVIDHFKPQDLSGVTKETDMFQDVEFCVLNGTEDHPKAELEKGVARCGGIVVQNPGRDTYCVIAGLENMRVKNLILSNQQDVVWASWLLECLELKKVVPWQPRHMIHMSPSTKENFTKEYDRHGDSYFVDTDEQQLREVFGRIGRKDTSTAVNACQIEERYGWDDLPTSMFRPFTAYMDRNCAILDIRALEFRYHGGTVVQKLEEGVSHVVITEETRLVDLRSSRRSFRKKFKIVRDSWVTDSIKRGHLINDNDYLV is encoded by the exons ATGGAGGGATCTTCCAAAAGCGATGCATCTGATCATTCATCTGCTGTCGCTGCTCAAGTTCCCTTCCAGCACCTATGTAATACTTTAGAAAAAATCCAGAAGTTAAAACTTCGACCAGAAAAGTCTAAAATCCTCCGGGATTTCATTGAGTCATGGAGGACGTTCCATCATGCCCTACATAAGGACAACCCCAAAACAACAGATTCTTTCTACCCAGCGATGCGTCTCATCGTTCCTTCTTTTGAACGAGAGAGAATGGCATACGGAATCAAGGAAAGCATGTTAGCCAAACTTTTTATTGATGTATTGTGCCTCCCAAAGAATGGCCCAGAAGCTAATAAACTGTTAAACTACCGCGCACCCACCACCTCCCAAGGGGAGTCAGGAGACTTTGCTAGCATGGCATACTTTGTGCTAAAGAAACGCTGCACCAGCCAGGGAAAGCTCAGCGTTAAAGAAGTTAATGACTTTTTGGATTCAGTCGCCATCAACAACGCTAGCAAGAAGAAAGATCTTGTGAAAAAGAGCTTGCTACACCTCATCCAGCAGAGCTCTGCTCTTGAGCAAAAATGGCTCATCAGAATGATTCTGAAGGACATGAAGCTCGGGATCAGCAAGGAAACGGTCCTTCAGGTCTTTCACCCAGATGCTTCGGAGCTCTACAATGTGACCACAGACCTGAGCAAGGTGTGCCAGCAGCTCCACAGCCCCTCCGTGTCTTTAAGCGAGGTTTCCATCGGACTTTTCTCTGCCTTCAAGCCCATGTTGGCAGCCGTGGCCAACATCCGCAATGTGGAGAAGCAGATGGGAAACAGCCCTTTTTACATTGAAACCAAGCTGGACGGCGAGCGAATACAACTGCATAAAGATGGCGATGTGTACAAGTACTTTAGTCGGAATGCCTTTGAGTATACACAGCAGTTTGGTGGCTCACCTTTAGAGGGCTCCCTGACACCATACATCCACAATGTTTTTAAAAGCCACGTTGTCAGTTGCATCCTGGATGGGGAGATGATGGCTTACAACCCAACCACAAAGACATTCATGCAGAAAGGCAGCAAGTTTGACATCAAGAGACTGATGGAAGATTCCGAGTTGCAGACTTGCTACTGCGTGTTTGACGTGCTTTTAGTCAACGACCAAAAGCTTGGAAATGAAATGCTGGAGAAACGCTATGAGATCCTGCAGACCGTTTTTTCTCCAGTTCCTGGCCGGATCCAACTGGTGCTCAAAACCGAAGCCAGTACCATGCAGGAGGTGGTCAGTTCCCTTAACGACGCCATAGACAACCGAGAAGAGGGAATCATGGTAAAGGACCCTTTATCCGTTTACAAACCGGACAAACGCGGAGAGGGTTGGCTGAAAATCAAGCCAGAATATGTGGATGGCTTGATGGATGAACTTGATCTTATAATTGTCGGCGGCTATTGGGGTAAAGGAAGGCGGGGCGGTATGATGTCCCATTTCCTTTGTGCTGTTGCAGAACCACCAAAGCCTGGTGAGAAACCGTCTGTTTTTCATACGCTCTGCCGCGTTGGCTCTGGCTACACAATGAAAGAGCTGTATGACCTTGGCTTGAAGCTTGCCAAGCACTGGAGAGTCTACCGAAAAACTGACCCACCATCCAACATCCTTTGTGCAACTGAGAAGCCCGAGGTCTACCTTGATCCATGCAACTCCGTGATCCTGCAAGTCAAGGCGGCTGAGATAGTCCGAAGCGACATGTATAAAACCAACTGCACCCTGCGCTTCCCGAGGATAGAAAAGATCCGTGATGACAAGGAGTGGTACCAGTGCATGACCCTAGCAGAACTGGAGCATTTCCATAACAAAGCATCGGGCAAACTGGCCTCACGGCACCTTCGAATTGACACCGCAGAAgaaccacacaaaaaaaagcgtAAACTACCTGCCCAAATCAAGAAGGTAATAGACCACTTTAAGCCCCAGGATCTCTCCGGGGTCACCAAGGAGACAGACATGTTTCAGGATGTTGAGTTCTGCGTACTCAACGGGACAGAGGATCACCCCAAGGCCGAGCTGGAGAAGGGCGTGGCCAG ATGTGGTGGTATTGTTGTCCAGAACCCCGGGCGAGACACCTACTGTGTAATTGCCGGCTTGGAGAACATGCGTGTGAAAAACTTGATTTTGTCCAACCAGCAAGATGTTGTATGGGCTTCCTGGCTGCTGGAGTGCCTGGAGCTGAAGAAAGTGGTTCCATGGCAACCACGCCACATGATCCACATGTCGCCGTCCACCAAGGAGAACTTCACCAAGGAGTATGACAGACATGGTGACAGTTACTTCGTAGACACGGATGAACAGCAACTTCGGGAGGTGTTCGGGCGCATAGGAAGGAAGGACACCTCGACGGCAGTGAATGCCTGCCAGATAGAAGAGCGATACGGCTGGGATGACCTTCCTACCAGTATGTTCAGACCTTTCACAGCTTATATGGATAGAAATTGTGCCATTTTGGATATCCGGGCCCTGGAGTTCCGCTATCATGGAGGCACCGTTGTGCAGAAGTTGGAGGAAGGGGTGTCGCATGTTGTTATTACAGAGGAAACCAGGCTTGTGGATTTGAGGAGCTCTAGGCGCAGCTTTAGGAAGAAGTTTAAAATTGTCAGAGACTCCTGGGTGACGGATTCGATAAAAAGAGGACACCTGATAAACGACAATGACTATTTAGTTTGA